One genomic window of Dermacentor andersoni chromosome 8, qqDerAnde1_hic_scaffold, whole genome shotgun sequence includes the following:
- the LOC140219904 gene encoding uncharacterized protein produces the protein MPGCCVPQCSNHSRNGWRMFHFPRDPKRRLLWLVRVKRDKWQPTNSSCVCSAHFEASSFEQNRADGWKKLKPNAVPTVFPFKELPKERRPPRERNAHVPALFSDDAAAHNSSREVRNVLPSTTQEFSPADSSSDGEINERLAATETNNANGQLTSTPRDARLQETAIVTATQPLDSEAAELRKKIADLTAANNKLRQHHNESKNTVKKLQMQVRKLQKEATNFSRNTKFLNEDQIRALSRNNNHGNSWSAQTVKQGLKIKFACGTTGYETLRKIGYPLPSSRTLARRIQGLKFLPGILHEVIDVMRSKAEGMEDVEKDCVLFLDEMEIAPGFELDRGEDVLLGGTTLPSKPEEPANHALVFMLGGVNQRWKQVIAYEFTGRHVDGSVLKAYVLEIVQICSQISLRVRVITCDMGAANRAMWREFGFSSHRHSTTSCSIPHPTLKGKELFFISDPAHVLKNLKGQLLSSKVFTLSDTTVSRNGLTASKVKLEHVQAVLDYDAANELKVAPNLSETHISCGHFTKMKVGVAVQLFREAPPAIRFLIKEGVIEPEAETTAWFMDLVSRWYALMSSRHPTMALSRRNITKYHAALDTLRTATDTIRELKMGTGSQWKPSQAGVLIATTAVLRLQEVLLGSEGYEFLLTSRLLQDCLENLFSVVRLMKPVPTAYDLKCALRLVSVSHFLHTPRSTSYELDDREYLVDLLAHSKKECAESEVDEINDTEILFIEELTSTECRILFYLGGFILKGILKSITCPQCKAALLGKPDDQYASLTALKEYVRDGQNLVYPSADVMKTLKNYEEHFTAVNSWCTGKFFTMKSPLRSLIAYLEGIDKPSVNTCMAHKERISKMLTAAYARVRLRIHLRQIPSTHPSGHGSKTCAGVSLA, from the exons ATGCCTGGATGTTGTGTTCCTCAGTGCTCCAACCATTCGAGAAATGGTTGGAGGATGTTCCATTTTCCAAGGGACCCAAAAAGGCGGCTTCTGTGGCTGGtgcgagtcaagcgtgacaagtgGCAACCGACGAACTCCTCGTGTGTCTGCAGC GCTCATTTCGAAGCCAGCAGCTTCGAACAGAACCGCGCGGATGGGTGGAAGAAGCTCAAGCCTAATGCTGTACCAACGGTGTTCCCATTcaaag AACTTCCTAAAGAGCGAAGGCCACCAAGGGAACGAAATGCACACGTGCCTGCATTATTCAGTGACGACGCAGCCGCACACAATTCTTCACGAGAAGTGAGAAACGTTCTTCCCTCAACTACGCAGGAATTTTCTCCCGCTGATTCTTCGTCAGACGGGGAGATAAATGAGAGATTGGCGGCTACGGAAACCAACAATGCTAATGGGCAACTTACTTCGACCCCCAGGGATGCACGGCTTCAAGAAACTGCAATAGTTACTGCGACCCAACCCCTCGATTCTGAGGCAGCTGAGCTTAGGAAGAAGATTGCAGATCTCACAGCAGCCAATAATAAGCTTAGACAACATCATAACGAATCTAAGAACACTGTCAAAAAACTACAGATGCAGGTACGCAAGCTGCAGAAAGAGGCAACTAATTTCTCACGAAATACGAAGTTTTTAAATGAAGACCAAATTCGTGCTCTTTCTCGGAACAACAATCATGGTAATTCGTGGTCAGCGCAAACAGTAAAGCaaggtctaaaaattaaatttgcttgtggaaccaccgGGTATGAAACACTCAGAAAGATTGGCTACCCTCTTCCATCCAGCAGAACGTTAGCAAGAAGAATTCAGGGCCTGAAGTTTCTGCCAGGTATCCTGCATGAAGTGATCGACGTCATGAGGTCGAAAGCAGAGGGAATGGAGGACGTGGAGAAAGACTGCGTTCTCTTTTTAGATGAAATGGAGATAGCACCCGGATTTGAACTCGACCGTGGCGAAGACGTGCTTCTGGGAGGAACGACGTTGCCCTCAAAGCCTGAAGAGCCAGCCAATCATGCTTTGGTGTTTATGCTAGGTGGGGTAAACCAGAGATGGAAGCAAGTGATAGCCTATGAATTCACTGGTAGGCACGTGGACGGCTCTGTACTCAAGGCATATGTCCTGGAAATAGTGCAGATATGCAGCCAGATTTCTCTAAGAGTCCGTGTTATCACATGTGACATGGGTGCAGCAAACCGCGCTATGTGGAGAGAATTTGGCTTTTCGAGCCACCGCCATTCGACAACTTCGTGCTCAATACCTCACCCAACCTTAAAAGGGAAGGAACTTTTTTTCATCTCGGACCcggcacatgtccttaagaacctgAAAGGACAGCTTCTAAGCTCAAAAGTTTTCACACTCAGTGATACTACAGTAAGCAGGAACGGACTGACGGCCTCGAAGGTGAAATTGGAGCATGTACAGGCCGTCTTGGATTATGACGCAGCCAACGAACTTAAGGTAGCACCAAATTTGTCAGAAACCCACATTAGTTGTGGGCACTTCACCAAAATGAAAGTAGGAGTCGCTGTCCAGCTCTTCCGTGAAGCCCCACCAGCTATTCGGTTCCTAATAAAAGAAGGAGTGATTGAGCCAGAGGCCGAAACAACAGCGTGGTTTATGGACCTCGTTTCTAGGTGGTATGCCCTCATGTCATCGCGTCATCCCACCATGGCGCTAAGCCGCAGGAACATTACTAAATATCATGCCGCCTTGGACACACTACGCACGGCAACAGACACCATCAGAGAACTGAAAATGGGCACTGGATCTCAGTGGAAGCCATCGCAAGCAGGGGTCCTAATTGCGACAACGGCTGTCCTTCGCCTTCAAGAAGTGCTTCTTGGCAGTGAAGGGTATGAATTCCTCCTCACGAGCAGGCTGTTGCAAGACTGCCTAGAAAACCTTTTTTCTGTGGTGCGGCTCATGAAGCCAGTGCCCACTGCGTATGACTTGAAGTGTGCACTCCGACTCGTCAGCGTCAGCCACTTTCTTCACACTCCGAGATCAACAAGCTACGAACTTGACGACCGCGAATACCTTGTCGATCTGCTTGCACATAGCAAGAAGgaatgtgcagaaagcgaagtcgaTGAAATCAACGACACGGAAAttctgttcattgaagagctcacGTCAACCGAGTGCCGCATCTTGTTTTACCTTGGCGGTTTTATTTTGAAAGGAATTTTGAAATCTATAACTTGTCCGCAGTGCAAGGCTGCTCTCCTTGGCAAGCCTGACGATCAGTATGCTTCCCTGACTGCACTCAAGGAATACGTCAGGGATGGGCAAAACCTCGTATATCCAAGCGCTGATGTCATGAAAACTTTAAAAAACTACGAGGAACATTTCACCGCTGTCAACTCATGGTGCACAGGCAAATTTTTCACCATGAAGTCGCCACTTCGTTCTCTGATAGCCTATCTCGAAGGCATAGACAAACCCTCAGTGAACACATGCATGGCTCACAAAGAACGAATAAGCAAAATGCTGACTGCTGCATATGCCAGAGTGAGGCTCCGAATTCATCTCCGACAAATTCCGAGCACTCATCCTAGTGGCCACGGAAGCAAGACTTGTGCAGGGGTCAGCCTTGCGTAA